A single genomic interval of Porphyromonas sp. oral taxon 275 harbors:
- the dxr gene encoding 1-deoxy-D-xylulose-5-phosphate reductoisomerase, producing MEQRRQIAILGSTGSIGTQALEVIRSHADELEASVLVARSSAELLIAQAREFRPQAVVIADERYYPEVREALDPLGIEVLTGAEAIEEVVQRPEVEVVLTAMVGYSGLRPTLAAIKAGKTIALSNKETLVVAGELIMRLSAQYGARIIPVDSEHSAIYQCLVGESSCDSRAERRALERILLTASGGPFRGWSPEALERVTPQQALKHPNWVMGAKVTIDSASLMNKGLEMIEARWLFDTAPQDIEVVVHPQSIIHSMVQFCDGSVKAQLGQADMRLPISYALGLSERMSNDYPRLSFADWSFTFERPDLEAFPNLALAYEAIELGGTAPCVLNAANEIAVAAFLEGRLGFRAMSRLIADMLHSTSPAAQYDLETLSAVDSDVRRRSLEALPHYNQ from the coding sequence ATGGAGCAGAGACGACAGATAGCGATCCTCGGCTCGACGGGCTCCATAGGGACGCAGGCGCTGGAGGTCATCCGCAGCCACGCCGACGAGCTCGAGGCCAGCGTGCTGGTCGCCCGCAGCTCGGCCGAGCTGCTCATCGCACAGGCTAGGGAATTTCGTCCGCAGGCAGTCGTCATCGCCGACGAGCGCTACTACCCCGAGGTACGCGAGGCCCTCGACCCCCTCGGGATCGAGGTGCTCACGGGCGCCGAGGCCATCGAGGAGGTCGTACAGCGCCCCGAGGTCGAGGTCGTCCTGACGGCCATGGTCGGCTACTCGGGACTACGCCCCACGCTCGCCGCCATCAAGGCAGGCAAGACCATCGCCCTATCCAACAAGGAGACGCTCGTCGTGGCGGGCGAACTGATCATGCGCCTCTCGGCCCAGTACGGCGCCCGCATCATCCCCGTAGACTCGGAGCACTCGGCCATCTACCAGTGCCTCGTCGGGGAGTCGAGCTGCGACAGCCGTGCCGAGCGCCGCGCCCTAGAGCGCATCCTGCTGACGGCCTCGGGCGGCCCCTTCAGAGGCTGGAGCCCCGAGGCACTGGAGCGCGTCACGCCCCAGCAGGCCCTCAAGCACCCCAACTGGGTCATGGGCGCTAAGGTCACCATCGACTCGGCCTCGCTGATGAACAAGGGGCTGGAGATGATCGAGGCGCGCTGGCTCTTCGACACCGCGCCCCAGGACATCGAGGTCGTGGTGCACCCGCAGAGCATCATCCACTCGATGGTACAGTTCTGCGACGGCTCGGTCAAGGCACAGCTCGGGCAGGCCGATATGCGCCTGCCGATCAGCTACGCCCTCGGCCTTAGCGAGCGTATGAGCAATGACTACCCGCGCCTCAGCTTCGCCGACTGGAGCTTCACCTTCGAGCGCCCCGATCTGGAGGCCTTCCCCAACCTAGCCCTCGCCTACGAGGCCATAGAGCTCGGGGGCACGGCGCCCTGCGTGCTCAACGCTGCCAACGAGATCGCCGTCGCAGCCTTCCTCGAGGGACGCCTTGGCTTCCGCGCCATGAGCCGCCTCATCGCCGACATGCTGCACAGCACCAGCCCCGCCGCCCAGTACGACCTCGAGACCCTGAGCGCAGTAGACAGCGACGTACGCCGTCGTAGCCTCGAGGCCCTCCCCCACTACAATCAATAG
- the pepT gene encoding peptidase T codes for MTIADELRPRLLERFIRYVRIHTQSDPKSSTYPSTACQLDLLRLLRDELVELGVPEVRLEERGYVVARIPASPGHEAAPALGLIAHVDTSPDCSGREVQPQVIEDYGGEVIALGERAVLDPREFPELRELIGDTLITTDGTTLLGADDKAGVAEIMEAVRYLMEHPELEHGALCIAFTPDEEIGKGVDYFDVPAFGADFAFTVDGGKEGELEYENFNAATARVYATGRSIHPGYAKGKLINALEVVYLLHAALPHMARPEFTEGYQGFYHLTELRGDVSEAYAEYIIRDHDRATFEEKKELLTKIATEINKAYGHTAIRVELEDSYYNMYEQVAPHAEWLERAKEAMLRAGVAPLVRPIRGGTDGARLSYMGLPCPNLFTGGANFHGPYEYASLDTMCRAAETLVHLVTLASPTA; via the coding sequence ATGACTATAGCTGACGAGCTACGCCCCCGACTGCTGGAGCGCTTCATCCGCTACGTGCGTATCCATACGCAGAGCGACCCCAAGAGCAGTACCTATCCCTCTACCGCCTGCCAGCTCGACCTGCTGCGCCTCCTCCGAGACGAGCTGGTCGAGCTCGGCGTGCCTGAGGTACGCCTCGAGGAGCGGGGCTATGTCGTGGCACGCATCCCTGCGAGCCCTGGCCATGAGGCAGCCCCTGCCCTGGGGCTCATCGCACACGTAGACACCAGCCCCGACTGCTCGGGACGCGAGGTGCAGCCCCAGGTCATCGAGGACTACGGCGGAGAGGTCATCGCGCTCGGAGAGCGGGCGGTGCTCGACCCGCGCGAATTCCCCGAGCTGCGCGAGCTCATCGGCGACACCCTCATCACCACCGACGGCACGACGCTGCTGGGGGCGGATGACAAGGCAGGCGTCGCGGAGATTATGGAGGCCGTGCGCTACCTCATGGAGCACCCCGAGCTGGAGCACGGCGCGCTGTGTATCGCTTTCACCCCCGACGAGGAGATCGGCAAGGGCGTCGACTACTTCGATGTCCCCGCCTTCGGGGCAGACTTCGCCTTCACCGTCGACGGCGGTAAGGAGGGCGAGCTGGAGTATGAGAACTTCAACGCCGCCACGGCCAGGGTCTACGCCACAGGCCGCAGCATCCACCCAGGCTACGCCAAGGGCAAGCTGATCAACGCCCTCGAGGTCGTCTACCTCCTGCACGCAGCCCTGCCCCACATGGCACGCCCCGAGTTCACCGAGGGCTACCAGGGCTTCTACCACCTGACGGAGCTACGCGGCGACGTCAGCGAGGCCTACGCCGAGTACATCATACGGGATCACGATCGGGCGACCTTCGAGGAGAAGAAGGAGCTGCTCACCAAGATCGCCACCGAGATCAACAAGGCCTACGGCCATACCGCCATCCGCGTAGAGCTAGAGGATAGCTACTACAATATGTATGAGCAGGTCGCGCCCCATGCCGAGTGGCTGGAGCGTGCCAAGGAGGCCATGCTGCGCGCAGGCGTAGCTCCGCTGGTACGCCCCATACGCGGCGGGACGGACGGCGCACGCCTCAGCTACATGGGCCTCCCCTGCCCCAACCTCTTCACGGGCGGGGCGAACTTCCACGGCCCCTACGAATACGCCTCCCTCGACACGATGTGCCGTGCCGCCGAGACCCTCGTCCACCTGGTCACACTAGCTAGCCCCACCGCCTGA
- the rseP gene encoding RIP metalloprotease RseP — translation MDIAIRILQLLLSLSILVFIHELGHYSMARFFGARVEKFYLFFNPWFSLAKWTSKRSGTTYGLGWLPLGGYCKIAGMIDESMDTESMASEPKPDEFRSKSAFARLMIMAGGVIFNVILAFIIYAAISLTWGTKVLHSDKVSAGMEFSATAEAVGFVDGDVILRVDDTEAPNVLDSRFLSSLVKAREVEVRRGTETKVIAVPEDMMRRILKAEEGFGSLRMPFIIDELPAGSPAEGSGLQVGDRVVAVAGQSTGDLSQVIAALHEHKGQEVRLTVERPDGLHELSAKVDTEGRLGIQLRPIEAIYPIETVHYNVLSAIPAGFDRATQAISSYVGGLKYIFTKEGAKQMGGLGTMGKLFPSSFDWQSFWSITAFLSIILAVMNILPIPALDGGHILFIIIEMIRRKPLSDKAMTSIQTVGLVLLMLLMLYANGNDVYRAFFK, via the coding sequence ATGGATATAGCAATTCGGATACTTCAGCTCCTCCTCTCCCTCTCGATCCTCGTCTTCATCCACGAGCTCGGACACTACTCGATGGCACGCTTCTTCGGGGCGCGCGTAGAGAAGTTCTACCTCTTCTTCAACCCCTGGTTCTCGCTCGCCAAGTGGACGAGCAAACGCAGCGGCACGACCTACGGCCTCGGCTGGCTACCCCTCGGAGGCTACTGCAAGATCGCAGGGATGATCGACGAGAGTATGGACACCGAGAGCATGGCCAGTGAGCCCAAGCCCGACGAGTTCCGTAGCAAGAGCGCCTTCGCCCGCCTGATGATCATGGCCGGCGGCGTCATCTTCAACGTCATCCTAGCCTTCATCATCTACGCAGCTATCTCGCTGACCTGGGGCACGAAGGTGCTGCACAGCGACAAGGTCTCGGCCGGCATGGAGTTCTCCGCCACCGCTGAGGCCGTGGGCTTCGTCGACGGCGACGTCATCCTCCGCGTGGACGATACCGAGGCGCCCAACGTGCTGGACAGCCGCTTCCTCTCCTCGCTGGTCAAGGCACGTGAGGTCGAGGTACGCCGCGGGACGGAGACCAAGGTCATCGCTGTACCCGAGGACATGATGCGCCGTATCCTCAAGGCAGAGGAAGGCTTCGGCTCGCTCCGCATGCCCTTCATCATCGACGAGCTCCCCGCAGGTAGCCCCGCCGAGGGCAGTGGGCTGCAGGTGGGCGACCGCGTCGTCGCTGTCGCTGGCCAGTCCACGGGTGACCTCAGCCAGGTGATCGCTGCGCTGCACGAGCACAAGGGGCAGGAGGTGCGCCTCACCGTAGAGCGCCCCGACGGCCTCCACGAGCTCTCGGCCAAGGTCGACACCGAGGGTCGTCTAGGTATCCAGCTGCGCCCCATCGAGGCGATCTACCCCATCGAGACGGTGCACTACAATGTCCTCAGCGCTATCCCCGCAGGCTTCGACCGCGCCACACAGGCCATCTCCAGCTACGTCGGGGGGCTGAAGTACATCTTCACCAAGGAGGGCGCCAAGCAGATGGGCGGCCTAGGCACGATGGGCAAGCTCTTCCCCTCGAGCTTCGACTGGCAGAGCTTCTGGAGCATCACGGCCTTCCTCTCCATCATCCTGGCGGTGATGAACATCCTCCCCATCCCTGCGCTGGACGGCGGGCATATCCTCTTCATCATCATCGAGATGATCCGCCGCAAGCCCCTTAGCGACAAGGCAATGACCTCTATCCAGACCGTAGGGCTCGTGCTCCTGATGCTGCTGATGCTCTACGCCAACGGCAATGACGTCTACCGCGCCTTCTTTAAGTAA
- a CDS encoding CTP synthase yields the protein METKYIFVTGGVVSSLGKGIVAASLGKLLQARGYSVTIQKFDPYINIDPGTLNPYEHGECYVTDDGHEADLDLGHYERFLDVATSRANNITTGRIYQNVIRKERQGDYLGKTVQVIPHITDEIKRNVKLLGIKKQYDFVITEIGGTVGDIESLPFLESVRQLKWELGQSCLCLHLTYVPYIAAAGEVKTKPTQHSVKQLQEVGIQPDILVLRTEHSLGSDILRKVALFCNVSPESVVQSVDVPTIYQVPLALQAQHLDEIVLKKCGITPEESTPELKPWKHFLSLREQATEEVRIGLVGKYVELQDAYKSIDESLLQAATYNGRKLRLISIHSEKVTPENVAELLEGLDGVVIAPGFGARGVEGKFVALRYTREHNIPTLGICLGMQCMVIEYARNVLGWADAHTTEIDPSSTHKVVDLMEEQKTVSELGGSMRLGGYDCVLRPGSKIAAAYGKEFVRERHRHRFEFNSQYREDFERAGMLCAGENPDTGLVETVELPEHRWYVGVQYHPEYSSTVLHPSPLFMSFVRAAIDYHTEVLG from the coding sequence GTGGAAACAAAGTACATCTTCGTCACGGGAGGCGTCGTCTCCTCCCTGGGTAAAGGGATCGTAGCCGCCTCTCTGGGCAAGCTACTCCAGGCACGTGGCTACAGCGTCACGATACAGAAGTTTGACCCCTACATCAATATCGACCCAGGGACGCTCAACCCCTACGAGCACGGCGAATGCTACGTCACGGACGATGGACATGAGGCTGACCTCGACCTCGGGCACTACGAGCGCTTCCTCGATGTAGCCACCTCGCGCGCCAACAACATCACCACGGGACGCATCTACCAGAACGTCATCCGCAAGGAGCGTCAGGGCGACTACCTCGGCAAGACCGTACAGGTCATCCCCCACATCACCGACGAGATCAAGCGCAACGTCAAGCTGCTCGGCATCAAGAAGCAGTACGACTTCGTCATCACCGAGATCGGTGGCACCGTCGGCGACATCGAGTCCCTCCCCTTCCTAGAGAGCGTACGCCAGCTGAAGTGGGAGCTGGGGCAGAGCTGCCTCTGCCTGCACCTGACCTACGTGCCCTACATCGCCGCCGCAGGTGAGGTCAAGACCAAGCCCACCCAGCACTCCGTCAAGCAGCTGCAGGAGGTGGGTATCCAGCCCGACATCCTCGTGCTGCGCACCGAGCACAGCCTCGGTAGCGACATCCTGCGCAAGGTGGCCCTCTTCTGCAACGTCTCCCCCGAGAGCGTCGTGCAGAGCGTCGACGTCCCCACCATCTATCAGGTACCGCTGGCCCTGCAGGCACAGCACCTCGACGAGATCGTATTGAAGAAGTGCGGCATCACGCCCGAGGAGTCCACGCCCGAGCTCAAGCCCTGGAAGCACTTCCTCTCCCTGCGCGAGCAGGCCACCGAGGAGGTACGCATCGGACTCGTAGGTAAGTACGTGGAGCTACAGGACGCCTACAAGTCCATCGACGAATCCCTGCTGCAGGCTGCGACCTACAACGGGCGCAAGCTCCGCCTGATCTCCATCCACAGCGAGAAGGTGACGCCCGAGAATGTCGCCGAGCTGCTGGAGGGCCTCGACGGGGTCGTCATCGCCCCAGGCTTCGGTGCGCGCGGCGTGGAGGGCAAGTTCGTCGCTCTGCGCTACACGCGCGAGCATAATATCCCCACCCTCGGGATCTGCCTCGGCATGCAGTGCATGGTCATCGAGTACGCCCGCAACGTCCTCGGCTGGGCCGATGCCCACACCACGGAGATCGACCCCTCCTCCACGCACAAGGTCGTGGACCTGATGGAGGAGCAGAAGACCGTCTCCGAGCTCGGCGGCTCTATGCGCCTCGGCGGCTACGACTGCGTCCTGCGTCCTGGCTCCAAGATCGCCGCAGCCTACGGCAAGGAGTTCGTCCGTGAGCGCCACCGCCACCGCTTCGAGTTCAACAGCCAGTACCGCGAGGACTTCGAGCGTGCGGGCATGCTCTGCGCTGGGGAGAACCCCGACACGGGGCTCGTCGAGACGGTCGAGCTCCCCGAGCATCGCTGGTACGTCGGCGTGCAGTACCACCCCGAGTACAGCAGCACGGTGCTGCACCCCAGCCCCCTCTTCATGAGCTTCGTCCGCGCAGCCATCGACTACCACACGGAGGTCTTAGGCTAG
- the tpx gene encoding thiol peroxidase produces the protein MGGSRERSLDLFPALGAFAPNFAATKADLSDVHLEDWRGQRVVLNIFPSVDTGVCAATVRRFNAEAAALENTAVLCLSKDLPFALNRFCGAEGLDKVVTLSAFRCNCFTDGYGLLQTDGPLRGLLARAVVVIDTDGKILYTELVPEVTEEPNYEAALAVLKK, from the coding sequence TTGGGGGGATCGCGCGAGCGCTCCTTAGATCTGTTCCCCGCTCTTGGCGCCTTCGCCCCTAACTTCGCCGCTACCAAGGCAGACCTCAGCGACGTCCATCTCGAGGACTGGCGTGGTCAGCGCGTGGTGCTCAACATCTTCCCCAGCGTCGACACGGGCGTCTGCGCTGCCACCGTACGCCGCTTCAACGCCGAGGCTGCCGCACTGGAGAACACCGCCGTCCTCTGCCTCTCCAAGGACCTACCCTTCGCCCTCAACCGCTTCTGCGGTGCTGAAGGCCTAGACAAGGTCGTAACTCTCTCGGCTTTCCGCTGCAACTGCTTCACCGACGGCTACGGCCTGCTGCAGACCGACGGCCCGCTGCGCGGCCTGCTGGCGCGTGCCGTCGTCGTCATCGACACCGATGGCAAGATCCTCTACACAGAGCTCGTCCCCGAGGTCACCGAGGAGCCCAACTATGAGGCTGCGCTGGCTGTGCTGAAGAAGTAA
- the tpx gene encoding thiol peroxidase: protein MATVTFKNQLTVTLNGQLPAVGSIAPNFAATKADLSDVHLEDWRGQRVVLNIFPSVDTGVCAATVRRFNAEAAALENTAVLCLSKDLPFALNRFCGAEGLDKVVPLSTFRCNCFTDGYGLLQTDGPLRGLLARAVVVIDTDGKVLYTELVPEITEEPNYEAALAVLKK, encoded by the coding sequence ATGGCAACAGTAACGTTCAAGAATCAGCTCACCGTCACTCTCAACGGTCAGCTCCCCGCCGTGGGCAGCATCGCCCCTAACTTCGCCGCTACCAAGGCAGACCTCAGCGACGTCCACCTCGAGGACTGGCGTGGTCAGCGCGTGGTGCTCAACATCTTCCCCAGCGTCGACACGGGCGTCTGCGCTGCCACCGTACGCCGCTTCAACGCCGAGGCCGCCGCGCTGGAGAACACCGCCGTCCTCTGCCTCTCCAAGGACCTACCCTTCGCGCTCAACCGCTTCTGCGGTGCTGAAGGCCTAGACAAGGTCGTGCCCCTCTCTACCTTCCGCTGCAACTGCTTCACCGACGGCTACGGCCTGCTGCAGACGGACGGCCCGCTGCGCGGCCTGCTGGCCCGTGCTGTCGTCGTTATCGACACCGATGGCAAGGTCCTCTACACGGAGCTCGTCCCCGAGATCACTGAGGAGCCCAACTATGAGGCTGCGCTGGCTGTGCTGAAGAAGTAA
- a CDS encoding tetratricopeptide repeat protein, translating into MKSTNYRRLVLCLACLGSLASLQAQTTDPSRSLLETAQLHQDYASANYLGYLHDLPQLGRLPLEREHAAYRQMLSTLMLQRTDRPEELVNRFLTEHPQSLDRAEAQLLLGLIYLEQGHYSVAQEELRRVPLSALAPREAAQLQLALGYSLLKDRRGMEQLAEAKAALEQAADLDGGLVGAQATLYLGTIAQLEGKTELARELFRPESYPEALRPEAACQLVLLQFATLQPEAALSATQPLLRSYPSLASRPDIRGAQGQAHFALGSYAEAVRYLQPLLSESGYEPNAGERYALGASLYALGRYDETLKALEGVETDKAGDYGAKTLFVQANSLLKLGQSSAAALAFSRAAAHPAADRQLREAALYNGVLLQYQTQRANFGQTVRAAEAFVKEYPQSKHHAEVLGLMKRLFLTNKDYSQSLATLQRLQLQSRDLDEAKQYVLLRLGEDAFNKGRYAEAEQRLSEGIKLATQPDYTAQCYLLRALTYLQEGRYAESARDVQHSRSAQFSVPLSAYVEGYAYYNAKRYSEAQRAFTSYLSQAASEPTARRVDALCRRADSYLVQHRSKEALEDYRAANELAPGGNDEALYRMAAIQGRWGNYAKQIESLDLLARLYPESAHLPEVLYDKGRAQILSKAPVTEAQRTFSQLIQRYPETSYARLGALELGMVSYNAGRHEEAIKAYKDLIARYPESEEARSALSDLKNIYIDLDRVDEYSAYASTLGKQLSPSEEEGAHLQYLSLESKYKKDKEGTIAALENYVRAYPKSRDAGKAELLLARHYEETQRSSEATALYTKLAEPARSLDLRIPALEALARLQKSEGKLAASTASWSKLYALEGLEAPQKIRYGVQLAVSAHEAKDYKRSLAVTSELLKRSDLGTSARSALILIKGKSEEASGATGQALKTYEALLKQGDSPEGAEGIVRHADLLLRSGKPAEARKSLDSFIAAGTTQQYWLARAFLLLADCYQRTGETYLAKQYVESLRDNYKGSEEDIQRMISERLASYK; encoded by the coding sequence ATGAAGTCAACGAACTATAGACGCCTCGTCCTTTGCCTGGCCTGCCTCGGCTCGCTGGCAAGCCTCCAGGCGCAGACGACGGATCCCAGCCGTAGCCTCCTCGAGACTGCTCAGCTGCACCAGGACTATGCCTCGGCCAACTATCTAGGCTATCTCCACGACCTCCCCCAGCTAGGTCGCCTACCGCTAGAGCGGGAGCACGCTGCCTACCGCCAGATGCTCTCCACACTGATGCTCCAGCGTACCGACCGCCCCGAGGAGCTGGTCAATCGCTTCCTCACCGAGCATCCGCAGAGCCTCGACCGTGCCGAGGCCCAGCTGCTCCTGGGGCTCATCTACCTCGAGCAAGGGCACTACTCGGTAGCGCAGGAGGAACTTCGCCGCGTCCCCCTCTCGGCCCTCGCCCCACGTGAGGCCGCCCAGCTACAGCTGGCCCTCGGCTACAGCCTCCTGAAGGATAGGCGCGGCATGGAGCAGCTCGCAGAGGCCAAGGCAGCCCTAGAGCAGGCGGCCGACCTTGATGGCGGCCTCGTCGGAGCTCAGGCCACCCTCTACCTCGGCACCATTGCCCAGCTGGAGGGGAAGACGGAGCTCGCCCGTGAGCTCTTCCGTCCCGAGAGCTACCCCGAGGCGCTGCGCCCCGAGGCTGCCTGCCAGCTCGTCCTCTTACAGTTCGCCACCCTCCAGCCCGAGGCTGCGCTGAGCGCTACCCAGCCCCTACTGCGTAGCTACCCCAGCCTCGCCTCCCGCCCCGACATCCGCGGCGCCCAGGGACAGGCACACTTCGCCCTCGGCTCCTATGCCGAGGCGGTGCGCTACCTGCAGCCCCTCCTCTCGGAGAGCGGCTACGAGCCGAACGCTGGGGAGCGCTACGCCCTCGGCGCCTCGCTCTACGCCCTAGGCCGCTACGACGAGACCCTCAAGGCCCTTGAAGGCGTAGAGACCGACAAGGCTGGGGACTACGGGGCCAAGACGCTCTTCGTCCAGGCCAACAGCCTCCTGAAGCTCGGCCAGTCCAGCGCTGCCGCCCTAGCCTTCAGCCGCGCTGCCGCACACCCCGCCGCCGACCGCCAGCTGCGTGAGGCCGCCCTCTACAACGGCGTACTGCTGCAGTACCAGACGCAGCGGGCTAACTTCGGCCAGACCGTACGCGCCGCCGAGGCCTTCGTCAAGGAGTACCCCCAGTCCAAGCACCACGCCGAGGTGCTGGGGCTGATGAAGCGCCTCTTCCTCACCAACAAGGACTACAGCCAGTCGCTGGCAACCCTGCAGCGCCTGCAGCTCCAGAGCCGTGACCTCGACGAGGCCAAGCAGTACGTCCTGCTGCGCCTCGGGGAGGATGCCTTCAACAAGGGGCGCTATGCCGAGGCCGAGCAGCGCCTCTCCGAGGGTATCAAGCTCGCCACACAGCCCGACTATACCGCTCAGTGCTACCTACTGCGTGCCCTCACCTACCTGCAGGAGGGGCGCTACGCCGAGTCCGCCCGCGACGTGCAGCACAGCCGCAGCGCCCAGTTCAGCGTACCCCTCAGCGCCTATGTCGAGGGCTACGCCTACTACAATGCGAAGCGCTACAGCGAGGCACAGCGTGCCTTCACCAGCTACCTCAGCCAGGCCGCGAGTGAGCCCACAGCCCGCCGTGTAGACGCCCTCTGCCGCCGTGCCGACAGCTACCTCGTACAGCACCGCAGCAAGGAGGCTCTCGAGGACTACCGCGCCGCCAACGAGCTCGCACCAGGCGGCAACGACGAGGCCCTCTACCGCATGGCCGCCATCCAGGGACGCTGGGGCAACTATGCCAAGCAGATCGAGTCGCTCGACCTACTGGCTCGCCTATACCCCGAGTCCGCCCACCTGCCCGAGGTGCTCTATGACAAGGGCCGCGCGCAGATCCTGAGCAAGGCACCCGTCACCGAGGCGCAGCGTACCTTCTCCCAGCTCATCCAGCGCTACCCCGAGACGAGCTATGCCCGCCTCGGCGCCCTCGAGCTCGGGATGGTCTCCTACAACGCAGGCCGCCACGAGGAGGCCATCAAGGCCTACAAGGACCTCATCGCACGCTACCCCGAAAGCGAGGAGGCACGCTCCGCACTCTCCGACCTCAAGAACATCTACATCGACCTAGACCGCGTAGACGAGTACAGCGCCTACGCCTCCACCCTCGGCAAGCAGCTGAGCCCCTCCGAGGAGGAAGGCGCCCACCTGCAGTACCTCTCCCTCGAGAGCAAGTACAAGAAGGACAAGGAGGGCACCATCGCTGCGCTAGAGAACTACGTCCGTGCCTACCCCAAGAGCCGCGACGCAGGCAAGGCCGAGCTACTGCTGGCCCGCCACTACGAGGAGACGCAGCGCAGCTCCGAGGCCACGGCCCTCTACACCAAGCTCGCCGAGCCCGCTCGCTCCCTCGACCTCCGCATCCCCGCCCTCGAGGCACTGGCACGACTCCAGAAGAGCGAGGGCAAGCTCGCCGCCAGCACCGCCTCCTGGTCCAAGCTCTACGCTCTGGAAGGGCTCGAGGCTCCGCAGAAGATCCGCTACGGCGTCCAGCTCGCTGTCTCGGCCCACGAGGCGAAGGACTACAAGCGCAGCCTTGCGGTGACGAGCGAACTGCTGAAGCGCAGCGACCTCGGCACGAGCGCACGCAGCGCCCTCATCCTCATCAAGGGGAAGAGCGAAGAGGCCAGCGGCGCCACCGGCCAGGCACTGAAGACCTACGAGGCGCTTCTGAAGCAGGGCGACAGCCCCGAGGGCGCAGAGGGCATCGTGCGCCATGCCGATCTCCTCCTACGCTCGGGCAAGCCTGCCGAGGCACGCAAGAGCCTCGACAGCTTCATCGCCGCAGGCACCACCCAGCAGTACTGGCTCGCCCGCGCCTTCCTGCTCCTGGCAGACTGCTACCAGCGCACGGGTGAGACCTACCTAGCCAAGCAGTACGTCGAGAGCCTGCGTGACAACTATAAGGGCAGCGAGGAGGACATCCAGCGGATGATCTCCGAGCGCCTCGCTAGCTACAAATAA
- a CDS encoding ribonuclease Z — translation MSDFRVHILGCGSALPTTRHYPSAQVLAYRDKLFLIDCGEGAQRQWRALRLDFGRLVAVFISHLHGDHCYGLPGLLSTLSLLGRRRALPIYGPHGIADYLAPFISSSTSWLGYEIEVHTLDDRQAGPVYEDRSLTVSSLPLDHRMPCTGYLFRERGLERHIDRASCDFYGVPVSAFKALREGADYTTPEGQLIPNARLTRPAKAGRSYAYCSDTAYRPALIPLLQGVDLLYHEATFPHERAARAAETGHSTAEQAAEIARASGVGRLLIGHYSARYSDATPLLEEARALFPETTAADELMTLEV, via the coding sequence ATGAGTGACTTCCGCGTACACATCCTCGGCTGCGGCTCGGCGCTGCCTACGACACGGCACTATCCCAGTGCTCAGGTCCTCGCCTACCGCGACAAGCTCTTCCTCATCGACTGCGGTGAGGGAGCGCAGCGCCAGTGGCGTGCCCTACGGCTGGACTTCGGTCGGCTCGTCGCGGTCTTCATCTCCCACCTGCACGGCGATCACTGCTACGGGCTGCCCGGGCTACTCTCGACGCTCAGCCTGCTGGGACGGCGCCGCGCTCTGCCCATCTACGGGCCGCACGGCATCGCCGACTACCTCGCCCCCTTCATCAGCTCCAGCACGAGCTGGCTCGGCTATGAGATCGAGGTGCATACCCTCGACGATAGGCAGGCAGGCCCCGTCTATGAGGATCGCTCCCTCACGGTGAGCAGCCTCCCACTAGACCACCGCATGCCCTGCACGGGCTACCTCTTCCGTGAGCGGGGCCTCGAGCGGCATATCGACCGCGCCTCCTGTGACTTCTACGGCGTACCCGTCAGCGCCTTCAAGGCCCTGCGTGAGGGCGCCGACTACACGACGCCTGAGGGGCAGCTCATCCCCAACGCACGGCTGACGCGCCCCGCCAAGGCAGGTCGCAGCTACGCCTACTGCTCCGACACGGCCTATCGCCCTGCCCTCATCCCCCTCCTGCAGGGGGTCGACCTCCTCTACCACGAGGCGACCTTCCCCCACGAGCGAGCCGCACGCGCCGCCGAGACGGGGCACAGCACGGCCGAGCAGGCCGCCGAGATCGCTCGCGCCTCGGGCGTAGGGCGCCTCCTCATAGGACACTACTCCGCACGCTATAGCGATGCCACTCCTCTGCTGGAGGAGGCACGCGCCCTCTTCCCCGAGACGACCGCAGCCGACGAACTGATGACCCTCGAGGTCTAA